Proteins encoded within one genomic window of Nomia melanderi isolate GNS246 chromosome 8, iyNomMela1, whole genome shotgun sequence:
- the LOC116423860 gene encoding uncharacterized protein LOC116423860 isoform X2: MGNNGSSNRNEQTASNRSNGLPIPDANRGWSQSFPRELAKHRSPANGAAAVAAARKVLPEPPNQRLRATDNGSIIQNGGTISGRRASTYASSRDLSKRDRFGEGQFRCRSTSASRVPEPRSTRIERACCRYQADAIRRRSDAAADLKRFGSEPDLRYSAESQESRTNAGYPMTGEEDRLSNRRRLDRDYKDRVDSRYRARKKYKAPAPPTTLLDLGNDSVSTSISTSMSASMLAGPSDLEVPYGRERDVQPPPRKSRLFKTRAETKKARVGWQLSGYDGQRRPLRVEPAHQHRCRPDDESARAAEDFARGRAEHQRPADQYDGKNTLRRSVSSPEFQAELIQVARRVRDKLACASGAAIANHPHPISGEARSLERRYESPDDRAPDRLFETARERSEATGLSRPEVETETDNENEDVNQSSKTRHRRTDERTNEQTDERLPRGSKSDEKINGSNFELSSADQGSVDCAARRRSNPDVRNDRNVSDGSLATRSKEAVDGRGWVPGRIERRLGDKENLDPGRWNGAIDPVDPTNGVQRYLADDKCEPTLPEERREYQQPNVVATRHAPKTFYFGMNELLVSSSESRRRLDQSKLEKREKREKREKRERREKREKRTEFRDEENGRSSMETAEDTDDTSGRNVAEDISLQLRPTLPKKQLEIPRFSPSAAWRLLSAMETPGPSMSTASEEMPIMFEERIERLSRPPPPPPPPPPLLALGPRSSHDKSGDSGISGDAGAGNEDSLDVSTINRVKTSATRPTWTPQQDLGEESSSDAGVDSPSPLPVPFKYPPRARVFSLSLPREDPRYGTHFVAPETKTREQLSTFNSLKKLKRSVSGAFGIGAHELRRKHSHDALDDNWFLSTSAPTSLQHGQSAETTTRFASSCWKSIVARERGHGNSREERFVAGVRTYRDTEFDGDGDGDADDDDDENDDNEDDDEEEEEEVEDEDDDEDSDENEEKEKSKEKSKENEEKMKEFVDDFPVALKPPSFSYLSPGGHVMYLPETNEGAKYSAHDRIEREIGVDYEETKAVERRVHAGSRGTRDRYISKRRSRTVEAVENSAGESKQKREPLARESNNWSGNGESCSLKQSKQTKEEKGTKDAKDAKETKSQGKSGSKSKRFTFQSTVRQIERRRLAEKLSREAEAKERQRKGELEAMRKVEEEFQRKRAKEKANIRQQLRLFKEMEENFNNMGSAEWDGSQARRADPDGAPSSTASSPTWQPAGSCKTPPRKSLERCNDFHRKRDSGSGSGSDSKHRRAEANGYRPNYYDWAPENASHLDAKQTTVHPKIVCDIPKSSPVFVELNAQPGKSATTSDSAVRSDNYRKDFAHGAMIAKQSLASSDSELSQPNTRPQSRETGVQTKAHRSRSTSRERCEDAATSEEETPVEPAKRPRNPAHDFTLSGLRPFTRRRTYRPISFDPRPSTFVPS; this comes from the exons ATGGGCAACAATGGAAGCAGCAACCGGAACGAACAGACCGCGTCCAACCGTTCGAACGGGCTGCCGATTCCGGATGCGAACCGCGGCTGGTCCCAGTCGTTTCCGCGTGAGCTTGCTAAGCATCGGTCTCCGGCGAACggagcggcggcggtggcggcggcgcgAAAGGTCCTGCCGGAGCCACCCAACCAGAGATTACGCGCCACCGACAACGGCAGCATCATCCAAAACGGCGGGACCATAAGCGGTCGCAGAGCGTCGACGTACGCGTCGTCGCGCGACCTCTCCAAG CGTGACCGCTTCGGCGAGGGCCAGTTCCGCTGCAGAAGCACTTCGGCGTCGCGCGTCCCGGAGCCGCGGTCCACGAGGATCGAACGAGCCTGCTGTCGCTACCAAGCCGACGCGATTCGACGGCGATCGGACGCGGCCGCCGACCTGAAGAGATTCGGCAGCGAGCCCGACTTGCGTTACTCGGCCGAGTCACAG GAGTCCCGGACGAACGCCGGATATCCGATGACCGGCGAAGAGGACCGCCTGAGCAACCGCCGCCGGCTGGACAGAGACTACAAGGATCGCGTGGATAGCAGGTACAGAGCTAGGAAGAAGTACAAAGCTCCAGCACCGCCGACCACGCTGCTCGACCTCGGCAACGACTCCGTCTCGACCTCGATCTCTACCTCGATGTCGGCCTCGATGCTGGCCGGGCCCAGCGACCTCGAGGTTCCCTACGGCCGCGAACGCGACGTCCAACCGCCCCCTAGGAAGTCTCGTCTGTTCAAAACCCGGGCCGAGACGAAGAAGGCTAGGGTCGGCTGGCAGCTGTCCGGCTACGACGGACAGAGGCGTCCGCTGCGAGTGGAGCCCGCGCACCAACACCGGTGCCGTCCCGACGACgagagcgcgcgcgccgcggaggATTTCGCACGCGGACGCGCCGAGCACCAGCGACCGGCGGATCAGTACGACGGGAAGAACACGCTTCGGCGAAGCGTCAGCAGCCCCGAGTTCCAAGCCGAGCTAATCCAAGTAGCCAGGAGAGTCCGCGACAAGCTGGCGTGCGCCAGCGGCGCCGCGATCGCTAATCATCCTCATCCGATCAGCGGCGAGGCGAGATCGTTGGAGCGCCGGTACGAATCTCCGGACGACCGTGCACCCGATCGTCTCTTTGAAACTGCCCGCGAGCGCTCGGAAGCGACTGGCCTGAGCCGACCCGAGGTCGAGACCGAAACGGACAACGAGAACGAAGACGTTAATCAGAGTTCGAAGACTCGGCACCGGCGGACCGACGAGCGAACCAACGAACAAACGGACGAACGATTACCTAGAGGTTCTAAGAGCGACGAGAAGATCAATGGTTCGAACTTCGAGTTATCCAGCGCTGATCAGGGGTCGGTAGACTGTGCAGCCCGTCGTCGGTCGAATCCTGACGTTCGCAACGATCGGAACGTGTCCGACGGTTCGCTGGCAACACGATCGAAAGAAGCGGTGGACGGTCGGGGTTGGGTGCCAGGAAGGATCGAGCGACGGCTCGGGGACAAGGAAAATCTGGATCCCGGTCGGTGGAACGGCGCGATCGACCCGGTAGATCCGACGAACGGTGTGCAGAGGTACCTGGCTGATGATAAGTGCGAGCCGACGCTTCCGGAGGAACGACGAGAGTATCAACAACC GAATGTCGTGGCCACACGCCACGCACCGAAGACCTTCTACTTCGGCATGAACGAGCTGTTGGTGTCCTCGAGCGAATCCCGTCGCAGGCTGGACCAGTCGAAATTGGAGAAAAGGGAGAAGCGGGAAAAGCGAGAGAAGCGGGAGAGGCGAGAGAAACGGGAGAAGAGGACCGAGTTCCGAGACGAAGAGAACGGCAGATCTTCCATGGAGACTGCCGAGGACACCGATGACACCTCC GGGCGCAACGTCGCGGAGGACATCTCGCTGCAACTGCGACCGACGCTACCGAAGAAGCAGCTGGAGATTCCTAGGTTCTCGCCGTCCGCTGCCTGGAGGTTACTCTCGGCAATGGAGACGCCGGGACCCAGCATGAGCACTGCCAGCGAAGAAATGCCG ATAATGTTCGAGGAGCGAATCGAGCGGCTCTCGAGGCCACCGCccccgccgcctccgccgccgccttTGCTGGCGCTGGGTCCTCGCAGCTCCCACGACAAATCAGGAGATTCCGGAATATCCGGCGACGCGGGGGCAGGCAACGAGGACTCGTTGGACGTGAGCACGATCAACCGAGTGAAGACGTCCGCGACGCGGCCGACTTGGACGCCGCAGCAAGACCTCGGCGAAGAATCGAGCAGCGACGCGGGGGTGGATTCACCTTCGCCGTTGCCCGTCCCCTTCAAGTATCCTCCCCGAGCGCGCGTCTTCTCGCTCTCGCTGCCCCGCGAGGATCCACGGTACGGGACGCACTTCGTTGCCCCCGAAACGAAGACGAGGGAGCAGCTGTCGACCTTCAACTCGCTGAAGAAGCTGAAGAGATCCGTGTCAGGGGCGTTCGGGATCGGCGCGCACGAGCTCCGGAGGAAGCACTCGCACGACGCTCTCGACGACAACTGGTTCTTGTCAACGAGCGCGCCGACCTCTTTGCAGCACGGCCAGTCGGCGGAGACGACGACGAGGTTCGCGTCCTCTTGCTGGAAATCGATCGTCGCTCGCGAACGCGGCCACGGCAACAGCCGCGAGGAGAGGTTCGTCGCCGGCGTGAGGACCTATCGCGACACCGAGTTCGACGGCGACGGGGACGgcgacgccgacgacgacgacgacgagaacGACGAcaacgaagacgacgacgaagaggaggaggaggaagtggaggacgaggacgacgacgaggacaGCGACGAGAACGAAGAGAAGGAGAAGAGCAAGGAGAAGAGCAAGGAGAACGAGGAGAAGATGAAAGAGTTCGTGGATGATTTCCCTGTAGCGCTGAAGCCACCGTCCTTCTCGTACCTGTCTCCGGGCGGACACGTGATGTACCTGCCGGAGACGAACGAGGGCGCGAAATACTCGGCTCACGATCGAATCGAGAGAGAGATCGGTGTCGACTACGAGGAGACGAAGGCAGTGGAGAGACGCGTGCACGCGGGTAGCCGTGGCACGCGCGATCGGTACATCTCGAAGCGACGGTCGAGGACCGTAGAGGCCGTAGAGAATTCCGCGGGCGAGTCGAAACAGAAACGAGAGCCACTCGCTCGAGAATCCAACAATTGGTCCGGCAATGGAGAATCGTGCTCGTTGAAACAGTCGAAGCAAACGAAGGAGGAGAAGGGGACGAAAGACGCGAAGGACGCGAAGGAAACGAAATCGCAAGGGAAGAGCGGCTCGAAGAGCAAGCGGTTCACCTTCCAGTCGACGGTCAGACAAATAGAGAGGCGCAGATTGGCCGAGAAGCTGTCGAGGGAGGCCGAGGCGAAGGAGCGGCAGAGGAAAGGGGAGCTGGAGGCCATGAGGAAAGTGGAAGAGGAGTTCCAGCGGAAACGCGCGAAGGAGAAGGCGAACATCAGGCAGCAGTTGCGCTTGTTCAAGGAGATGGAGGAGAATTTCAA CAACATGGGGAGCGCCGAGTGGGACGGCTCGCAGGCGCGCCGCGCGGATCCCGACGGCGCTCCCTCTTCCACCGCCTCCTCGCCAACTTGGCAGCCAGCCGGAAGCTGCAAGACCCCGCCGCGAAAGAGTCTCGAGAGGTGCAACGATTTCCATCGGAAGAGGGACTCGGGTTCCGGGTCGGGTTCCGACTCCAAGCACCGTCGCGCCGAGGCGAACGGGTACCGGCCGAACTACTACGACTGGGCGCCGGAGAACGCGTCGCACCTGGACGCCAAGCAAACCACCGTTCACCCGAAGATCGTCTGCGACATCCCGAAGAGCTCTCCCGTCTTCGTGGAGCTGAACGCGCAACCTGGCAAGTCGGCGACCACTTCCGACTCCGCTGTCAGGTCCGACAATTACAG GAAGGATTTCGCGCACGGCGCGATGATCGCCAAGCAGTCTCTCGCGAGCAGCGACAGCGAACTCTCGCAGCCGAACACGAGGCCGCAGTCCAGGGAGACCGGAGTACAAACGAAAGCCCATCGATCTAG GTCGACCAGTCGGGAACGATGCGAAGACGCGGCGACCTCGGAAGAGGAGACTCCGGTGGAGCCGGCGAAACGACCGAGGAACCCTGCGCACGATTTCACGCTGAGCGGGCTGCGACCGTTCACCAGGAGGAGGACCTACCGACCGATTTCCTTCGACCCCCGTCCGTCCACGTTCGTCCCGAGCTGA